In one Bacteroidia bacterium genomic region, the following are encoded:
- a CDS encoding UDP-glucose/GDP-mannose dehydrogenase family protein — MKITIIGTGYVGLVSGICFSEMGNDVTCIDIDKEKVDKLTNGKLTIYEPGLEFLFERNLKQGRINFTTALQEGIKDASIIFLALPTPPGEDGSADLQYVLDVANKLGHLLTSYTVIVDKSTVPVGTADKVRDAIAANATVEFDVVANPEFLREGVAVDDFMKPDRVVIGTTSERARKIMEQIYKPFVRQGNPILFMDERSAEMTKYAANAFLATKITFMNEIANLCERVGANVDAIRIGIGSDNRIGNRFLFSGIGYGGSCFPKDVQALEKTARDNQYDFKILNSVMEVNERQKTILMPRISEHFDGHLSGKTFALWGLAFKPNTDDIREAPALYLIKELLKEGAKVQAFDPEAMENVKRVLGDDITYAENQYEALEGADALIIATEWAVFRTPDFDKMGSLMAGKVIFDGRNLFEPGIMKENGFTYQSIGRKMDVSEKISR, encoded by the coding sequence ATGAAGATTACTATTATCGGTACCGGTTATGTTGGACTGGTAAGCGGTATCTGTTTTTCTGAAATGGGAAACGATGTCACTTGTATAGATATAGACAAGGAGAAAGTTGATAAGCTGACCAATGGCAAGCTTACGATCTATGAACCGGGTCTTGAATTCCTTTTTGAAAGAAACCTGAAACAGGGACGTATAAATTTCACCACTGCTTTGCAGGAAGGAATTAAAGATGCCAGTATCATTTTTCTTGCACTCCCCACCCCGCCTGGCGAAGATGGCTCTGCCGATCTTCAATATGTATTGGATGTTGCGAATAAGCTGGGACATCTGCTGACGAGCTACACCGTGATTGTTGACAAAAGCACCGTTCCTGTGGGGACTGCTGACAAGGTGAGAGATGCCATTGCAGCCAACGCAACAGTGGAATTTGACGTGGTGGCCAATCCTGAATTCCTGCGCGAAGGCGTTGCTGTGGATGACTTTATGAAACCTGACCGCGTGGTGATCGGAACTACCTCAGAACGAGCGCGTAAAATTATGGAGCAGATCTATAAGCCTTTCGTGCGGCAGGGAAACCCCATTCTTTTTATGGATGAACGTAGTGCAGAAATGACAAAATATGCTGCAAATGCTTTTCTCGCTACCAAGATTACTTTTATGAATGAGATAGCCAATCTCTGCGAACGAGTAGGCGCAAATGTAGACGCTATTCGCATCGGGATCGGTTCGGACAATCGCATTGGAAACCGTTTCCTTTTCTCAGGCATTGGCTATGGCGGAAGCTGCTTTCCAAAAGACGTGCAGGCGCTGGAGAAAACGGCCAGAGATAACCAATACGATTTTAAGATCCTGAATTCGGTGATGGAGGTGAACGAACGCCAGAAAACCATCCTGATGCCCAGGATCAGTGAGCATTTTGACGGGCATCTCAGCGGGAAAACGTTTGCACTCTGGGGCCTTGCCTTTAAACCCAACACTGATGACATCCGGGAAGCCCCGGCTCTGTACCTGATAAAGGAATTATTGAAGGAAGGCGCTAAAGTCCAGGCCTTTGACCCTGAAGCGATGGAGAACGTGAAAAGAGTGCTGGGCGATGATATCACTTATGCTGAGAATCAGTATGAAGCCCTTGAAGGAGCCGATGCTCTCATCATTGCTACAGAATGGGCGGTTTTCCGCACTCCTGACTTCGATAAAATGGGCAGCCTGATGGCCGGTAAAGTGATTTTTGATGGTCGCAATTTATTCGAACCTGGAATAATGAAAGAAAATGGTTTTACGTATCAGAGCATAGGACGCAAAATGGATGTGTCTGAAAAAATATCCAGATAA